In the Pseudonocardia sediminis genome, CACCTGTCCGAGGCGACGGTGAAGACACACGTGTCCCGCCTTCTGAGCAAGCTCGACGCCGACAACCGGGTGCAGGTCGCGATGCTCGCCCACGACGCGGGACTGCTGGAGTAGCCCCGCGCCGTGTCTCCCCGGACCGGCCGGCTCAGGCCGGGTCGAGGGCCCGCACCGCGGCCCGGGCCTCGAACGGGTCCGGCGCCGCGCACGCCGCGCGGGCCCGCTCCCGGCACTGCTCCAGGGTCAGCCCGGCCAGCCCGGCGCCGACCGCGGCCAGCGCGCCGGAGCCCATGGACAGGCTCGCCACCCCCAGCCCGACGAGCACCGGCGCCAGCGCCGGGTCCGCCGCCGCCTCACCGCACACGCCGACGGGGGTGCCGGTGCGGGCCGAGGCCTCGCCGAGCATCCCGATCAGGCGCAGCAACGCCGGCTGCCACGGGTCGTTGAGCGCGGCCACCGGCCCGGACTGGCGGTCGGCGGCGAACAGGTACTGGGCCAGGTCGTTCGTGCCGACCGAGACGAAGTCCACCTCGCGCAGGATCTCGTCCGCGGTCAGCACCGCCGCCGGGATCTCGATCATGACGCCGGCCTGGGTGATGCCGTGCGCACGGCAGCGCTGCACGAACCAGGCGGCCTCGTCGGCGGTGGCGACCATCGGGGCCATCACCTTGAGCTCGACGCCGGTCTCCTTCGCCGCCGCGGCGAGCGCGCCGAGCTGGCGGTCCAGCACGCCGTCGCCGTTGCCGGGAACGCGCGCGATCCGCAGGCCGCGCACGCCCAGGGCCGGGTTCGGCTCGCCGTCCAGGGACAGGAACGGCAGCGGCTTGTCCGCGCCCGCGTCGAGGGTCCGGGCGGTGACCGGCTTGCCCGCGAACGCCGAGAGCACCGCGGCGTAGACCTCGCGCTGGCGGGCCTCGGTCGGCTCCTCGGCGGCGGAGAGGAACGCCAGCTCGGTGCGGAACAGGCCCACGCCCTCGGCCCGGTCGCCCGCGCCCTTCTGCGCGCCCGGCCCGTCGCCGACGTTGGCCAGCAGCGGGACGACGTGCCCGTCCGCGGTCCGCCCGGCCCCGTCCCAGTCGGCGGCGCCCATTCTCGTTCCGCGTGCGCTCCTCTCGGCAACGGCCGCGGCGGTCGCCACCGTCGCCTCCTCCAGCGTCGCCACCTCGACGACCTCACCGGTCGCGCCGTCGACGACGACGGCCGCGCCCTCGGTCAGCCCGAGCGCGCCGGCACAGCCGACGACGGCCGGGATGCCCAGCGAGCGGGCCAGGATCGCGGTGTGGCTGGTCGGGCCGCCCTGCTCGGTGACCAGCGCGAGCGCGACACCCGGGCGCAGGCCCGCGGTGTCGGCCGGGGCCAGGTCGGTGGCGACCAGCACGGCCGGGGCGTCGAGGTCGGAGACGCCGGGCGCGGGCAGGCCGAGGATCTCGGCGACGATCCGGTCCCGGACGTCGTGGATGTCGCGGGCGCGTTCGGCCATGTAGCCGCCCATCCCGGCGAGCATGTCGGCGAACTGGTTGGCCGCCTCCCACACCGCGCGGGCGGCGGGGCGGCCCTGGCCGGTGACGAGCTCGCGCGCGTTGTCGAGCAGCGCCGGGTCGCCGACCATCGTCACGGTCGCCTCCAGGACGTCCCGGGCGTCGCCGTCCACGGTCGCGGCCCGGGCGCGGAGTCGCTCGGACACGATCTCGACGGCCGGCGCGATCCGGTCCGCCTCCGCGGCGGCGTCCGCCGGGGCGGGCCCCGCGAGCGGCTCACCCGGGGGTTCGGCGACGCGCACCACGCGGCCACCGGCCCGGCCCGGGCTGGCCGGGATTCCGTTCATCGTGCGAAGCGACATCTCGAGATCTCCCTGGGGTGACGTCGACGTGACCCGTTGACAAACACAGTAAAACCCACATACTCAGACACAAGCAAGCATCGAAGCGGGAGCAAACAAAGATGTACGCAGCGGAGCGTCAGCAGTGGTTGCTCGACCGGACCCGGGACGAGGGTCGGGTCGACGTCGCCGCGACCGCCGAGGAGCTCGACGTCACCCCGGAGACCATCCGGCGCGACCTCGGCTCCCTGGAGCGTCAGGGCCTCGTCCGGCGCGTGCACGGCGGCGCCATCCCCTCTGACCTGCTGGGCTTCGAGCCGGGCGTCGGCCAGCGCGACGCGGTCGCCGGGGCGGAGAAGGAGCGGATCGCCAAGGCCGCCCTGTCCGAGCTGGAGCGGGCGACGACGGTGCTGC is a window encoding:
- the ptsP gene encoding phosphoenolpyruvate--protein phosphotransferase, with the protein product MSLRTMNGIPASPGRAGGRVVRVAEPPGEPLAGPAPADAAAEADRIAPAVEIVSERLRARAATVDGDARDVLEATVTMVGDPALLDNARELVTGQGRPAARAVWEAANQFADMLAGMGGYMAERARDIHDVRDRIVAEILGLPAPGVSDLDAPAVLVATDLAPADTAGLRPGVALALVTEQGGPTSHTAILARSLGIPAVVGCAGALGLTEGAAVVVDGATGEVVEVATLEEATVATAAAVAERSARGTRMGAADWDGAGRTADGHVVPLLANVGDGPGAQKGAGDRAEGVGLFRTELAFLSAAEEPTEARQREVYAAVLSAFAGKPVTARTLDAGADKPLPFLSLDGEPNPALGVRGLRIARVPGNGDGVLDRQLGALAAAAKETGVELKVMAPMVATADEAAWFVQRCRAHGITQAGVMIEIPAAVLTADEILREVDFVSVGTNDLAQYLFAADRQSGPVAALNDPWQPALLRLIGMLGEASARTGTPVGVCGEAAADPALAPVLVGLGVASLSMGSGALAAVGAGLAGLTLEQCRERARAACAAPDPFEARAAVRALDPA